A stretch of Ranitomeya variabilis isolate aRanVar5 chromosome 3, aRanVar5.hap1, whole genome shotgun sequence DNA encodes these proteins:
- the LOC143816991 gene encoding keratin, type II cytoskeletal 5-like yields MSKVTSQTTFKKTFSAASAVPAGQNRSGFSSVSVSRSGGGAGGRISSGGFGSRSLSGVGGNNRISLSSQSRYGYGSGFGAGSGAGFGVSSGFGAGQGFGIGQGFGGGPGFPVCPPGGIQAVTINQSLLAPLNLEIDPTIQKVRTEEREQIKTLNNKFASFIDKVRFLEQQNKVLETKWSLLQEQGVKTVRNTIEPLFEAYINQLRRQLDSLSSEKARLESELRQNQDAVEDFKTRYEEEINKRTAAENEFVVLKKDVDAAYMNKVELESKVDALNDEINFLRALYEAELAQMQAQISDTQVVLSMDNNRALDLDGIIAEVKAQYEEIANRSRQEAESWYQTKYEELQMSAGRHGDDLKSTKTEIAELNRMITRLRSEIDNVKKQCAKLQSAIAEAEERGELALKDAKQKLTELEEALQKAKQDMARQLREYQELMNVKLALDIEIATYRKLLEGEESRLAGEGVGPVNISVVSSSYGGSSGASQGYGFGGGYGSGSASGYGGGISGGNFTANSGKMANFTSGGGSGSSVKIVSKTSTTSRRY; encoded by the exons ATGTCTAAGGTAACCAGCCAAACAACTTTCAAAAAGACCTTCAGTGCTGCTTCCGCAGTTCCAGCAGGGCAAAACCGAAGTGGCTTTAGCTCAGTCTCTGTATCTCgcagtggtggtggtgctggtggacggATAAGCTCTGGTGGCTTTGGCAGCAGAAGTCTTAGTGGCGTAGGAGGAAATAACAGAATTTCACTGAGCTCTCAGTCCCGTTATGGATATGGCTCTGGCTTTGGAGCTGGTAGCGGAGCAGGCTTTGGTGTGAGTTCTGGATTTGGTGCTGGCCAAGGATTTGGTATTGGGCAAGGATTTGGAGGTGGACCAGGATTTCCAGTGTGTCCACCTGGTGGAATCCAAGCAGTCACAATTAATCAAAGCCTTTTAGCTCCTCTCAATTTGGAAATTGACCCAACTATTCAGAAAGTGCGCACAGAAGAAAGAGAACAGATTAAGACTCTCAACAACAAATTTGCATCCTTCATCGATAAG GTACGCTTCCTAGAGCAACAAAATAAGGTTCTGGAAACAAAATGGAGCCTTTTGCAAGAACAGGGAGTCAAAACAGTTAGAAATACTATTGAACCCCTATTTGAAGCCTATATTAATCAGCTCCGAAGACAACTAGACAGCCTATCAAGTGAAAAGGCTCGTTTGGAATCAGAGCTAAGACAAAATCAAGATGCTGTAGAGGATTTCAAGACAAG GTATGAAGAGGAAATTAACAAGAGGACAGCTGCAGAGAATGAATTTGTGGTGCTCAAAAAG GATGTAGATGCTGCCTACATGAACAAAGTAGAGCTGGAATCTAAAGTGGATGCTCTGAATGATGAGATCAACTTCCTGAGGGCCTTGTATGAAGCG GAACTTGCTCAGATGCAGGCACAGATCTCAGACACCCAAGTTGTTTTGTCCATGGACAACAACAGAGCATTGGACCTTGATGGAATCATTGCCGAGGTCAAGGCTCAGTATGAGGAAATTGCCAACAGAAGCCGCCAGGAGGCTGAGTCTTGGTACCAAACCAAG TATGAGGAGCTCCAGATGTCTGCTGGAAGACATGGTGATGATCTGAAAAGCACAAAGACTGAAATTGCAGAGCTAAACCGTATGATTACCAGACTGCGTTCTGAGATCGACAACGTGAAAAAACAA TGTGCCAAGTTGCAGAGTGCGATTGCTGAGGCTGAGGAGCGAGGAGAGCTTGCATTGAAGGATGCCAAACAAAAGCTTACAGAGTTGGAGGAGGCTCTACAGAAGGCCAAGCAGGACATGGCTCGTCAGCTGAGAGAATATCAGGAGCTGATGAATGTCAAGCTGGCTCTTGATATTGAAATTGCCACCTACAGAAAACTGCTGGAAGGAGAAGAGAGCAG gtTGGCTGGAGAAGGTGTAGGACCCGTAAACATCT CTGTTGTAAGCTCGTCTTATGGTGGTAGCAGTGGAGCTAGCCAAGGCTATGGATTTGGAGGTGGATATGGCTCAGGAAGTGCAAGTGGATACGGCGGAGGAATCAGTGGAGGAAACTTCACTGCTAACAGTGGAAAAATGGCAAACTTTACCTCCGGAGGCGGCAGCGGCTCCAGTGTCAAAATTGTTTCAAAAACCTCCACAACTTCCCGGAGATATTAA